GCCCTCGGCGACCAGGCGACCTGGGCCGTGGACATGGCTGGCGGCGAACCCGCTCTTTTACTCGCCCTGCTCGTCAACCACGGGCAGGAAGTGCTCTACATACCCGGCCGCGTGGTCAACCGGGCCAGCGACGGCTACCGAGGCGAGGGCAAGACCGACGCCCGCGATGCGCTCGTCATCGCTGACCAGGCCCGGATCCGCCGCGATCTCCAGAAATTTAGGCCCAACGATGAGGCCACCATCGAACTCCGGCTCCTGACGAACCGCCGCACCGACCTCGTTCGCGACCGCACCCGGTCCATCAACCGGCTGCGCTCCGCCCTGACCGGCATATTCCCTTCGCTGGAACGCGCGCTCGTCCTGACCAGCGCCGGACCACTCGTCCTGCTGGCCGGCTATCAGACGCCGGCAGCCCTCCGGCGCGTCGGGACCGCGCGGCTCACCCGATGGCTGCGCACGCGTGGCGTCCGCAGCCCGGAGGAGCTTGCGAAGAAGGCCGTGGAGGCCGCAGAGCGGCAGCACACCTCCGTTCCCGGGGCCCGTATTTCAATTAGTGCTCGGCAGAGGGGGTGTTGGTGGGAGTCTGAGATATGACCTCGTGTCTGTCAGGCCGCGTTGCCGCTCGTGCTCTGCGGGCCAAGTTCGATCAGATCCTGCCGCACTTCGATGAGCGCCGCCGTCGGTTGTACCTGGCCAGTGAGGCGACGGCCCTCGGCCGTGGCGGGATCGTCCGGGTCGCCGCCGCCTCCGGCACCAGTACTGCAACCATCGCGCGAGGTATGGCCGAGTTGGCCGGTTGCTCCTCACCGACCCTGCGGGTGCGGGCTCCAGGTGCGGGCCGCAAGCGGCTGACAGACACCGACCCTGGTCTGCTGCCCGCGCTGGAGTCGCTGATCGAGCCGCACACCCGAGGCGACCCCGTCTCCCCGTTGCGGTGGACCACGCTGTCGTTACGGGCCCTGGCCTCGACCCTCACCACACAGGGCCACCCGGTCAGCGCTTCAACCGTCGGACACCTGCTGCACACCCTGGGCTACAGCCTGCAGGGAACCGCGAAGACAACAGAGGGCATCAGCCATCCGGACCGCGATGCCCAGTTCACCCACCTCAATGCCACCGCCGCCGCGTTCCTCAACGATGCCCAGCCGGTGATCAGCGTCGACACCAAGGCCAAGGAATGGCTCGGCAACCGGGACCGGCCCGGTCGCACCTGGCGGCCGGGCAAGAACGCGATCAAGGTGGACTGCCACACGTTCACCACCAACGACCAGCCCATGGCGATCCCCTACGGGATCTACGACATAGCCAACAACAGCGGATGGGTCAACGTCGGCACCGACCACGACACCGCCCAGTTCGCGGTGGAGTCCATCCGACGCTGGTGGCAAAACCGCGGACGGGCGGACCACCCGAATGCCACCCGGCTCCTGATCACCGCCGACTCCGGCGGCTCCAACGACCCCCGCCGCTGGACCTGGAAAAGCAACCTTGCCACCTTCGCACGAGAGAGCGGCCTGGAAATCACGGTCTGTCACCTACCGCCGGGGACATCGAAGTGGAACAAGATAGAGCACCGGATGTTCTGTCACATCACCGCGAACTGGCGGGGGCGGCCGCTGACCAGCTACCAGGTCGTCCTCGAGACCATCGCCGCCACAACCACCAGGACCGGCCTGACCATCGGGGCCGAACTGGACACAGGCAGCTACGACCTCGGCATCAGCGTCACACCCGCCGAGTTCCACGCCCTTCCGATCACACCCAACACCTTCCACGGTGACTGGAACTACACACTGTCTCCCGTTCCACGACGAGCGCCAGACGCGCCGGCCACGACACACCGGGCCGACCCGGCCCTGACCGCGATGCTCACCGACCCGGCCCTGACCGGCATGTCACGAACCGCCTTCGAGCATCTGGTGGCGGTCTCGGAACCTTTCTGGGACGCCTTGGCCGAGGCAGCATTCCAGCGACGCTTCCACCGCCCGCGCAGCTACCGCCACCCACAGACCAGCAGCGTGGACCACACCCACCGGCTCCTTGCAGCCATCCTCCGCCGCCGCAGAGCGGTGACCATGACGTTCCTGGCCCAACTACTGGGCGTCAACCGCACCAACCTGTCCATCCAGTACCAGGACGCAAAACGGCTCCTGGACCTGCACCGGATCCTCGTCACGCCGATACCCGGATCGCCCGCCCGCACATTGGAACAGCTACACGCCCGAACAACCCCCGCGGGAACCCGTCGCTGACAGTTATTGAAATACGGGCCCCCGGTGAGGGGGTGATCGCCCAGCTCGTCCGGACGCTCGCCCAGGAGGTCGAGACCCTGAACGACAAGGTCGCCGAGGTCGACCGGCTCATCGAGGCCAGGTTCCGCACGCACGAGCTCGCCGAGATCGTGGCCAGCATGCCCGGCATCGGTCCGCTCCTGGGTGCCGAGTTCCTCGCCGCGATCGGCAACGGCCTGGCGGACTTCACCAGTCCGGATGGGCTCGCGGCGTTCGCCGGTCTGGCTCCGGCACCGCACGATTCCGCGAAGCGGAACGGCAACCTGCACCGGCCGCGCCACTACCACCGGGGGCTCCAGCGCGTCTTCTACATGTCCGCCCTGACGAGCGTGCGCTACGACCCCAACTCCCGGGCGTTTTACGACCGCAAGCGCGCCGAGGGCAAACGCCATACCCAGGCCGTGATCGCCCTTGCCCGCCGCAGAGTCAACGTCCTGTGGGCCCTGATCCGGGACGGCCGCTTCTACGAAGTCGCTCCACCCAAGCCCACTGGCTAGTTCGGGCGATCATCAGACCGCCACAACCAGCGCAAGGCATCGGGGAGCAGGACACCACCGTGGTTGGGGCTGTGGCCGCCATCACCCAGGACAAGGCGGAAGTCGTAGCCGGCTTCTGCGAGCGCTGCCGCGACACGCAAGTTGTCAGCGAGCCAGTTCGCCTCGGGCTCGTTCCAGCGCAGGTCACGATGGCCCGCCTGCAGGAAAATCCGCAGCGGCTTGCGGGGAACGCGGGGAATGACTTCGGGGTATGGGTTGCCGTCCGGCATCTGCGCGAAGCTGGACAGGTACCCGATGACGCGGCGGAACTTGTCCGGGCGTAGCCACGCCGCGGTGAAGGCGCAGTTGCCGCCGCTGCTGCCACCGCAGATGCCCCACTGATCGGGGTCCTCGGCGATCGAGTAGTGCTTCCTGACTTCGGGGATGATCTCGTTCAGGAGGAAGCCGACATACGAATCGTCGTATGCGTCGTACTCGGTGTTGCGGTTCTTCGGATTCTCAGCGTCGGGGAAGATGCCAGGGTCGACGAACACGCCGATGGTGACCGGGATGTCCCCGTGGTGGACGAGGTTGTCCAGGACTATCGAGCCGCGGATCTCCCCTCCGGGGTCCAGGTACCACCATCCGTCCTGGAACACCATCAGCGACGCCGGCTCGGCGGGGTCGTACTGCGCGGGCGCATGGACCCAGAACTTCCGTGACGTGCCCGGGTAGATCGCGCTGTCGTTCCAGTCGAACTCGATCGTCTCTCCGACGGGCACGTCTGGCTGTCGAGCCGAGTCGGGGCCGTGGGCGTAGCGAACGTCGGACTGGTCAACCGGAATTGGCTGGTAGGGCACCTCGATCGTCACGCGGGCCAACATAGGAGAGATCGCGACCGTCTCAAAGGGGTTTACGACCCACCCCAGACGGCTTGACTTCTCCATTGGGAAGCCACTTGTGCAACAGATCCCTGGGCGGCTTCGTTAGCCCGCCTGCAGCTCTGCCACGATGCGCTTCGTCTCACTCTGGGCAAGGCCCCGCCGGGGGTCGTCCGGATAGGCATGGGGGCCGAGGATATTCGTGCAGAAGAACAGCGACATGAGCTTGCCGTCCCGGCTCTCCAAATCCTGGCTTCGCTCACGCCGTACACGCTCAGCCACTTCCGGGAAGGCGAGGGAGTTCCCCCATAGCCATGCCGCATCCAGGCCCCGGGGAGCCATCCCCCAGTCCTCCCAGTCGAACAAGCAGAACCGTGACGCAGTCACGTTCGCCCAGTTCAGGTCCGCGTGCGCCGGAGACCACTCCCTGATCGTCGTATCAGAGACCTCCCGGAACGTTGCTTTGATCGCCTCAGTGACTCCGACCTGAGTGATCGCAACGGTGTCCGGTGTCGCAATACGCGTTGTGTGGTGGGCGGTCAGGGCATCCAGCGAAGTGTTCAGCGCCTCCCACCACTCATCTGGAAGCGCCAACACGGAATTCGGATCCACCGGTTCTCCAGGCAGCAGCTCGGTCTCGTCGGCACGCCACATCGCCGCTCCTGCCGGGTCGCTCCACGACAGGCCCTGGAGCCAAGCAGGCTTCGCGATACCGTCCAGAAGTGCGGCACACTCCGTGCCGTTCCAGCCCTGCCCCGTGACCTTTTCGAGCGGGCGTCGCTCGATCCGCACCCAGGTGTTGCGGTCCGTCCGCGCACCAACCGTTCGGCGCTTCCGGACCACCGTCTCCGGGGCCACGCGCACGCCAAGAGCACGCTCCACGCGTACGAGGGCTTCATCGACTGGCTGAACGCGTAAATCGACAGGGGCGACTGTGGGTGATGGGGTTGTCATAAAGCTCCTTGCGTGCTGTTCCCTGACGCTAGCAAGAACGGGTCAAGTCCATGGAGGTGACCGTCACGGCTAACGTGGCCGCGGCGGCTGCTGAGCGCGAGTGTGCGCACCTTGTCGTCTACCCTGCCGCACTGTCCAGAGGTGCCAAGGAGCCAGCAGCATCCGAGCGATGGGCGGTCGACCATACTCAACCACGGGCGCCTGTCTTCCTGTCCTCTGAGGTGATCACCGCCGCAGCGTCAATGGGCCCGGGCAAGCCATTGTCCCAGGGCTGCGACGATGGAACACTTCGCCCACTCGGCAAACACTTGCTCCTGCTCGGCAGGGGGCAGCGCCGCGAGGGTCGCTGTGGCGCCCTCTGGAACGAAGATCGACCAAAGGTCCGACCAAGACCGTGGTCCATGGCCGCGATCCGGGGTAGCGGCGATGGAGCCCGGCTTCCGGGAGTCGTCCGCGAAGGTGTGGAGATCACCCTGCTCATCGACGTAGACGGCGGCACTCGCGAACCGGCATGCCCGGTTCTCCGTAAGGTCTGCGAGATGTGTAAGCCCAACCGATCCGAAGGCTTCGAGGGCTTGCTTGACCATGGGCCCCGGCCAGCCGCCGAACTCTTCGATGTAGAAGCCTGAGTCCTCGACAAAGAGTGGTCGCCTGACTGGCTGTTCTCTATCCGTTCGCATGGTCGGCCCGATTCGAACGGAGTGCTGGATCGGGTGAGTTGGCCGGTGCGGAGGCATGACAGAAGGGCCTCTTGGTAGCTCGCGGTTGTCGAGTCCAGCGAGGAGCAAGAGGCCCTGTTGTCGAAGTGTCGCGTGGTCGCGGTTGCCGGGTCCAGTCTGTCCACTCCTGGGTGTGACTGTCTCGCCCACAGGTTCGGGAACGCGGCCGACCGGCCGGAGCGCCGGCCCCGGTACGGCTCGGACATAAGCGATGCAGAGTGGGCACTCGTGCGGGACCTGCTGCCGGTGCCGGGATGGCTGGCGGGCCGGGGCGGGCGTCCGGAGGGCTACTGCCACCGGCAGATGATCGACGCGGTGCGCTACCGCAGCAGCAGCCGCGGCAGACGACCAGGGTGCACGGGCGGTTCGCGGCACTGACCACTGACCATTGCACCGGCCGGTTCACAGTGCCGTCCGTGAGGGCAGGCCGTAGGCCCGTATGCGGCCGTCGCGGTGGGCGGCGATCAGCAGGTGCGGTCCGGCCCAGGCCAGCGCGGCGACCGCCGAGTGGACGTCGTCCAGCGTGCGCACTGGCCGTAGTCGGTTGGCGGGCTGTCCGGCGGTGGCGTGCCACAGGGCTACGGTTCCGTCGTGGCCGCCGCTGGCGAGGTGTCCGGCGGGGCCCGGCCGCCAGGCGAGCGCGGTGATCGTCTCGTGGCAGCGCAGTTGGCGCGGGGCGGTGCCGGCGGGGCCCTTGCCGGAGAAGTCCCAGACCGTCAGGTCGGGGGCGCCGTCGGCGGCGAGCCAGCGGCCGGTGTCGTCGAAGGCGAGGCGGGAGACCTTCTCCGGGTAGCCGGACATGGTCAGTTCGCTGCCGTCGCGGGTGCGCCAGATGTGGATGGAGGCGTCCTGGTTGCCGCTGCAGATCCACTTCTCGGTCGGGGCGACGGCGAGCGCGAGGTGCGAGCCGATGTAGGGGTAGGTGACGACAGGCTGGGCAGTGTGGCGCTCGTGGCCGCGCACCGCCCCGTACGCGGCCACGGCCAGCCGCCGTCCCCGGCGCAGCCAGGCCAGGTCGGTGACGGTGGACGCGGCGGGCTCCGTTCGCCACAACTCGTCGCCGTCCGCGTCGAGTACGAGCGCCATGCGTCCGGAGGCGACCGCGACTCGCTCGTCGTTGGCCCAGGCTGCGGCGGAGGACCAGGCGCCGGATTCGCGTACGACGGTGCGGCCGTCCGAGCGCCGCCATAGCGCGTACCCCATCGGTCCGGTGACCGCCAAGTGACCGGCAGCTGGGGATAGTCGCACCTTCAGGGTGCCGCCGGGCAGGTCGAGTGCTCCTGTCTCGGCGCCCATGGCGGCATCGAGGACTCGTACCGTGCCCTCGGCCCCGGCGACGGCCACGAGGTCGCCGCGTGCGCTGAGCGCGACGGGTGCGTCGTCGATGGTGATCTCCCAGGCGAGGGTCAGTGCCTGGTCGGGGGCGGTGATGCTCACGCGGCGGCTCCCGCGGTGGCCAGGCAGTCGGCGAAGCCGCGCTCCAGTTCGTCGCGGTCGAGGTTGCGGCCGATGAAGACCAGCCGGTTGCGGCGGGGTTCGTCGGCCCGCCACGGGGCGCCCTCCTCGCCCATCAGCAGCATGTGGACGCCCTGGAAGACGTACTGCCTGCTGGAACCGGCGATGGCGAGGATGCCCTTGGAGCGGAAGATGTCGGCGCCCTTGGTGCGCAGCAGGGTGCCGAGCCAGGCGTTGAGGCGGCGGTCGTCGACCTCGCCGTCGAGTTCGATGCCGACGGAGGTGACGGTGGTGTCGTGCTGGTGCTCGGTCTCGGTGAGGAAGGACGGGTCGTCCTTGAGAACCCGGTCCAGGTCGAAGGCGCCGACGTCGAGGATCTGCTTCAGATCGACCTCGGCGTTGCGGGCGCGCAGGATCTGCACCGGGGCGTTGATCGCCTTCACCCGCGCCTCGACCTCGGCGAGGGTCGCCTCGTCGGCCAGGTCGGTCTTGTTGAGCACGATGCGGTCGGCGAAGGCGACCTGCTCGACGGCCTCGTTCTCCACGCCCTCGGGCTTGACCTCGTCCAGGTGCTGGAGGACGTGGGCGGCGTCGACGAGGGTGACGATGGCGTCCAGGCGCAGCTGGGCGGCGATCTCGTCGTCCATGAAGAAGGTCTGGGCGACGGGCGCGGGGTCGGCGAGGCCCGTGGTCTCGATGAGGATGTGGTCGAACTTCTCGCGGCGGCGCATCAGGGCGCCCAGGATGCGGATGAGGTCTCCTCGGACGGTGCAGCAGATGCAGCCGTTGTTCATCTCGAAGATCTCTTCCTCGGAGTCGAGGACGAGGGCGTCGTCGATGCCGATCTCGCCGAACTCGTTCTCGATCACGGCGATCCTGAGGCCGTGGTGTTCGGTGAGGATCCGGTTGAGCAGAGTGGTCTTGCCGGAGCCGAGGAAGCCGGTCAGGACGGTGACGGGTACTCGCTTGTCGACTTGTGCGCCCGCCGGCGTCGCTTCGGTGGTCGTCATCAGGGTCAGGCTCCTTCGGGTGTGGTGGTGAGCAGGGCGGCCTTGAGGTCGTCCTCGGTGATCTCGTCGGTGGGCTGGTGCAGGGTCCAGCGGCGGGGCGGTCCGTTCATGGGGAGCACGCCGACGACCGTCTCCAGGGGCGGGCAGCCCGGTTCGGTGCAGGTGAGCTGGCGAATCACGACGGCGGTGTCGTCGTCGAGGTCCAGCACAGCGCGCACGATCTCCTTCAGCTCGCGCAGGTGCGGGCTCGGTGCGGCGGGGTTTCCTGGCCCGAATCCCAGGGGCATGTCGGCACCTCTCCTCAATCGGTGGCGGGTTGGCAGTCGGCGCAGACGCCGGTGAGTTCGACGGTGTGCTCTACCGCGGCGAATCCGGAGTCGGAGGCGATCCGCCCGGCCCACTCCTCGACGACCTCGGAGTCCACTGGCCGACTGCTGCCGCAGGCGCGGCAGATGAGGTAGTGGCGGTGGCCGTCGCCTGGCCGCCACCGGTACAGCCGTTCACCGGCGCCAGCTTGGACGACGTCGACCGCGTCCGCGGCCTCCAGGTCCCGCAGTCCTCGGTACACGGTGGTCAGCCCGATCCGTGTGCCGTCGGTGGTCATGCGTGCGTGCAGATCCTGAGCGGAGACGAAGTCGCGGCAGTTCGCCAAGGCTTCCAGAAGGGCCGACCGCTGCCGGGTGGGCCGCTGTTGGGTCGTCGGGTCGCTCACACCAACCTCCTAGTGCCGTACCCGAATCAGATGAAAATGAAATCCATAACCATATGAACGTTAGCTCATGTATGGGTGGGTGCGCTAGTCAAAGTGGGTGCGCCCCGCTGATCAGGAGGTTCTCGTCGACCTGTTTCTCATGGGCGGCTGGTGGCAGGGCTTCCGTCAG
The nucleotide sequence above comes from Streptomyces sp. NL15-2K. Encoded proteins:
- a CDS encoding alpha/beta hydrolase-fold protein, encoding MTIEVPYQPIPVDQSDVRYAHGPDSARQPDVPVGETIEFDWNDSAIYPGTSRKFWVHAPAQYDPAEPASLMVFQDGWWYLDPGGEIRGSIVLDNLVHHGDIPVTIGVFVDPGIFPDAENPKNRNTEYDAYDDSYVGFLLNEIIPEVRKHYSIAEDPDQWGICGGSSGGNCAFTAAWLRPDKFRRVIGYLSSFAQMPDGNPYPEVIPRVPRKPLRIFLQAGHRDLRWNEPEANWLADNLRVAAALAEAGYDFRLVLGDGGHSPNHGGVLLPDALRWLWRSDDRPN
- a CDS encoding non-canonical purine NTP pyrophosphatase — its product is MPPHRPTHPIQHSVRIGPTMRTDREQPVRRPLFVEDSGFYIEEFGGWPGPMVKQALEAFGSVGLTHLADLTENRACRFASAAVYVDEQGDLHTFADDSRKPGSIAATPDRGHGPRSWSDLWSIFVPEGATATLAALPPAEQEQVFAEWAKCSIVAALGQWLARAH
- a CDS encoding Fur family transcriptional regulator; amino-acid sequence: MSDPTTQQRPTRQRSALLEALANCRDFVSAQDLHARMTTDGTRIGLTTVYRGLRDLEAADAVDVVQAGAGERLYRWRPGDGHRHYLICRACGSSRPVDSEVVEEWAGRIASDSGFAAVEHTVELTGVCADCQPATD
- a CDS encoding GTP-binding protein; this encodes MTTTEATPAGAQVDKRVPVTVLTGFLGSGKTTLLNRILTEHHGLRIAVIENEFGEIGIDDALVLDSEEEIFEMNNGCICCTVRGDLIRILGALMRRREKFDHILIETTGLADPAPVAQTFFMDDEIAAQLRLDAIVTLVDAAHVLQHLDEVKPEGVENEAVEQVAFADRIVLNKTDLADEATLAEVEARVKAINAPVQILRARNAEVDLKQILDVGAFDLDRVLKDDPSFLTETEHQHDTTVTSVGIELDGEVDDRRLNAWLGTLLRTKGADIFRSKGILAIAGSSRQYVFQGVHMLLMGEEGAPWRADEPRRNRLVFIGRNLDRDELERGFADCLATAGAAA